A single window of Achromobacter xylosoxidans DNA harbors:
- the ugpQ gene encoding glycerophosphodiester phosphodiesterase, with translation MTASLPTWPYSRHIAHRGGGRLAPENTLAAMRVGAEHGFTMFEYDVKLSRDNVLVLMHDDDVDRTSNGHGPAAAKTFSELAQLDFGSWHSAAYAGEPLPTFAAVARYTVANGIASNVEIKPCPGREAETGAAVALAARELWKGAAVAPLLSSFAEEALQAAKDAAPELPRALLVEKVPADWLDRLVKYDCVALNINQKDATRELIDAVHAAGYRIAAWTVNDPERARLLLDWGIDGIFTDELAAIRPAA, from the coding sequence ATGACCGCATCCCTCCCCACCTGGCCCTATTCCCGCCACATCGCCCACCGCGGCGGCGGCCGCCTGGCCCCGGAGAACACCCTCGCCGCCATGCGCGTCGGCGCCGAACACGGCTTCACCATGTTCGAATACGACGTCAAGCTCAGCCGTGACAACGTCCTGGTCCTGATGCACGACGACGACGTCGACCGCACCTCCAACGGCCACGGTCCCGCCGCCGCCAAGACCTTCAGCGAACTGGCGCAACTGGACTTCGGCAGCTGGCACTCCGCCGCCTACGCCGGCGAGCCCCTGCCCACCTTCGCCGCCGTGGCCCGCTACACCGTCGCCAACGGCATCGCCAGCAACGTCGAGATCAAGCCCTGCCCCGGCCGCGAAGCCGAGACCGGCGCCGCCGTCGCCCTGGCAGCCCGTGAACTCTGGAAAGGCGCCGCCGTGGCTCCGCTGCTGTCCTCCTTCGCCGAGGAAGCCCTGCAGGCCGCCAAGGACGCCGCGCCCGAACTGCCGCGCGCCCTGCTGGTCGAGAAGGTGCCGGCCGACTGGCTCGACCGCCTGGTCAAGTACGACTGTGTTGCCCTGAACATCAACCAGAAGGACGCCACGCGCGAACTGATCGACGCCGTGCACGCCGCCGGCTACCGCATCGCCGCCTGGACCGTCAACGACCCCGAGCGCGCGCGCCTGCTGCTCGACTGGGGCATCGACGGCATCTTCACCGACGAACTGGCCGCCATCCGGCCGGCCGCCTGA
- a CDS encoding glutathione peroxidase: MLQNREGQRVPNVTFPVREGNTWKKVTTDDLFKNKTVVVFSLPGAFTPTCSSTHLPRYNELAPAFFAAGVDSIVCVSVNDTFVMNEWAKDQESANITLLPDGNGEFTEGMGMLVDKSDLGFGKRSWRYSMLVKDGVVQKMFIEPEKEGDPFEVSDADTMLAHFAPSAKKPDQVVVFSKPGCPFCVEAKALLEDKGYAPIEIPLENKVRGRVIGAVSGKGTAPQVFINGSLIGGLEDLKAHFA; encoded by the coding sequence ATGCTGCAAAACCGTGAAGGCCAACGTGTTCCCAACGTAACGTTCCCCGTCCGCGAGGGCAACACCTGGAAGAAGGTCACGACCGACGACCTGTTCAAGAACAAGACGGTCGTGGTCTTTTCGCTTCCCGGCGCTTTCACGCCGACCTGCTCGTCGACCCACTTGCCGCGCTACAACGAACTGGCTCCGGCCTTCTTCGCCGCCGGCGTCGACAGCATCGTCTGCGTGTCGGTCAACGACACCTTCGTCATGAACGAATGGGCCAAGGACCAGGAATCGGCCAACATCACGCTGCTGCCCGACGGCAACGGCGAATTCACCGAAGGCATGGGCATGCTGGTCGACAAGAGCGACCTGGGCTTCGGCAAGCGCAGCTGGCGCTATTCCATGCTGGTCAAGGACGGCGTGGTGCAGAAGATGTTCATCGAGCCCGAAAAGGAAGGCGACCCGTTTGAAGTGTCGGATGCCGACACCATGCTGGCCCACTTCGCCCCGTCGGCCAAGAAGCCCGACCAGGTCGTGGTGTTCTCCAAGCCCGGCTGCCCGTTCTGCGTGGAAGCCAAGGCGCTGCTCGAAGACAAGGGCTATGCCCCGATCGAGATCCCGCTGGAGAACAAGGTGCGCGGCCGCGTGATCGGCGCCGTGTCCGGCAAGGGCACCGCTCCGCAGGTGTTCATCAACGGTTCGCTGATCGGCGGCCTGGAAGACCTGAAGGCGCACTTCGCCTGA
- a CDS encoding heavy-metal-associated domain-containing protein, translating into MSIQFQVLDMTCGHCVKTITGAVTAAVPGASVAVDLSTHRVTVTGSDQADKVEAAIRDAGYEPQPV; encoded by the coding sequence ATGAGCATCCAATTCCAAGTCCTCGACATGACCTGCGGCCATTGCGTCAAGACCATCACTGGCGCGGTGACGGCAGCCGTGCCGGGGGCCAGCGTGGCGGTGGACCTGTCCACGCACCGCGTGACGGTCACCGGCAGCGACCAGGCCGACAAGGTCGAAGCCGCCATCCGCGACGCCGGCTACGAGCCGCAGCCGGTGTAA
- a CDS encoding 23S rRNA (adenine(2030)-N(6))-methyltransferase RlmJ produces the protein MFSYRHAFHAGNHADVLKHAILVHALDYFNRKDAPYWVIDTHAGAGLYSLDSDWAAKTSEFADGIGRLWERDDLPPLLADYVARIRAFNTNGRLKRYPGSPWLTLDALRPSDRLRLFEMHPTEIDTLVGNLEHMDRTAQRQTTIYGDDGFEGVKALLPPPTRRGMVLIDPSYEDKNDYRRTLITVKECVKRFATGTIAVWYPLVQRREASEMARHFENLKVKSWLHATLTVKKATIDGYGLHGSGMFLINPPWTLHDALKQTMPYLARELGQDERAGFTLQFRENPFPAPKKQSDD, from the coding sequence GTGTTCAGCTATCGCCACGCCTTCCACGCCGGCAACCACGCCGACGTGCTCAAGCACGCCATCCTGGTCCACGCCCTGGACTACTTCAACCGCAAGGACGCGCCCTACTGGGTCATCGACACCCACGCCGGCGCCGGCCTCTACAGCCTGGACAGCGACTGGGCCGCCAAGACCTCGGAATTCGCCGATGGCATCGGCCGCCTGTGGGAACGCGACGACCTGCCGCCCCTGCTGGCCGACTACGTCGCCCGCATCCGCGCCTTCAACACCAACGGCCGTCTCAAGCGCTACCCCGGCTCGCCCTGGCTGACGCTGGACGCGCTGCGCCCGTCCGACCGCCTGCGCCTGTTCGAAATGCACCCGACCGAGATCGACACGCTGGTCGGCAACCTCGAACACATGGACCGCACCGCGCAGCGCCAGACCACCATCTACGGCGACGACGGCTTCGAGGGCGTCAAGGCCCTGCTGCCGCCGCCGACGCGCCGCGGCATGGTGCTGATCGACCCGTCCTATGAAGACAAGAACGACTACCGCCGCACGCTGATCACCGTCAAGGAATGCGTCAAACGCTTCGCCACCGGCACCATCGCCGTCTGGTATCCGCTGGTGCAGCGGCGCGAGGCCAGCGAAATGGCGCGTCACTTCGAGAACCTCAAGGTCAAGAGCTGGCTGCACGCCACCCTCACCGTCAAGAAGGCCACCATCGACGGCTACGGCCTGCACGGCAGCGGCATGTTCCTGATCAACCCGCCGTGGACGCTGCACGACGCCCTCAAGCAGACCATGCCCTACCTGGCGCGTGAGCTGGGCCAGGACGAACGCGCCGGCTTCACGCTGCAATTCCGCGAGAATCCGTTCCCCGCGCCCAAGAAGCAGTCCGACGACTGA
- a CDS encoding dihydrolipoyl dehydrogenase, whose protein sequence is MKTLHTDIAVLGAGTAGLAAYRAAKAAGKRALLIEGGPYGTTCARVGCMPSKLLIAAAEAAHQAAHTAPFGVHVEGEVTVNGEEVMDRVKRERDRFVGFVLEGVENIPAEDKIRGYARFESDTVLRVDDHTEIHASRVVIATGSRPSVPPPFRGLGDRLVLNDDVFAWDDLPRRVAVFGPGVIGLELGQALARLGVEVRVFGVSGSLGGISDPQVRHSARKIFQQEFYLDPDARVLETQRVGDEVEVRYVALDNTERTERFDYALVATGRRPNVDGLGLENTSLQLNAQGVPLFDRETMQAGASAIFIAGDANADAPLLHEAADEGRIAGENAARYPEVRQGLRRAPLAVVFSDPQIALAGQGHARLTPGTFVTGEVDFGDQGRSRVMLKNRGLLHVYADIATGRFLGAEMVGPSAEHIGHLLAWAVQQELTVARMLEMPFYHPVIEEGLRTALRDAAAKLARAQEALRQVEAEDAAA, encoded by the coding sequence ATGAAGACTTTGCACACCGATATCGCCGTCCTGGGCGCCGGCACCGCCGGCCTGGCCGCCTACCGCGCCGCCAAGGCCGCGGGCAAGCGCGCGCTGCTGATCGAAGGCGGCCCCTACGGCACCACCTGCGCCCGGGTCGGCTGCATGCCGTCCAAACTGCTGATCGCGGCCGCCGAGGCCGCGCACCAGGCGGCGCACACCGCGCCGTTCGGCGTGCACGTCGAGGGCGAGGTCACGGTCAATGGCGAAGAGGTGATGGACCGCGTCAAGCGCGAGCGCGACCGTTTCGTCGGCTTCGTGCTCGAGGGCGTGGAGAACATCCCGGCGGAAGACAAGATCCGCGGCTATGCCCGCTTCGAATCGGACACGGTGCTGCGGGTCGACGACCACACCGAGATCCATGCGTCCCGCGTGGTGATCGCGACCGGCTCGCGGCCGTCGGTGCCGCCGCCGTTCCGCGGGCTGGGCGACCGCCTGGTGCTGAACGACGACGTGTTCGCCTGGGATGACCTGCCGCGCCGCGTGGCGGTGTTCGGCCCCGGCGTGATCGGGCTGGAGCTGGGCCAGGCGCTGGCGCGGCTGGGCGTCGAGGTGCGCGTGTTCGGCGTCAGCGGCAGCCTGGGCGGCATCAGCGATCCGCAGGTGCGCCACAGCGCCCGCAAGATCTTCCAGCAGGAGTTCTACCTGGACCCGGATGCGCGCGTACTGGAAACCCAGCGCGTCGGCGACGAGGTCGAGGTGCGCTACGTGGCGCTGGACAACACCGAACGCACCGAGCGCTTCGACTACGCGCTGGTGGCCACCGGCCGCCGCCCCAATGTGGATGGCCTGGGCCTGGAGAACACTTCGCTGCAGCTGAACGCGCAGGGCGTGCCGCTGTTCGACCGCGAGACCATGCAGGCGGGCGCTTCGGCCATCTTCATCGCCGGTGACGCCAATGCCGACGCGCCGCTGCTGCACGAGGCCGCCGACGAAGGCCGTATCGCCGGCGAGAACGCGGCGCGCTATCCCGAAGTGCGCCAGGGGTTGCGCCGCGCGCCGCTGGCGGTGGTGTTCTCGGACCCGCAGATCGCGCTGGCCGGGCAGGGCCACGCCCGCCTGACGCCGGGCACTTTCGTGACGGGCGAGGTCGATTTCGGCGACCAGGGCCGTTCGCGGGTGATGCTGAAGAACCGCGGCCTGCTGCACGTGTACGCCGATATCGCCACCGGCCGTTTCCTGGGCGCGGAGATGGTCGGCCCCAGCGCCGAGCACATCGGCCACCTGCTGGCGTGGGCGGTGCAGCAGGAGCTGACCGTGGCGCGCATGCTGGAAATGCCGTTCTACCATCCGGTCATCGAGGAAGGCCTGCGCACCGCGCTGCGCGACGCGGCCGCCAAGCTGGCGCGGGCGCAGGAAGCGCTGCGCCAGGTGGAGGCGGAAGACGCCGCGGCCTGA